One Desulfonatronum sp. SC1 genomic region harbors:
- a CDS encoding D-2-hydroxyacid dehydrogenase, protein MNIVVLDGKTINPGDNPWTPLETLGALTVHDRTAAKDILPRALSADILLTNKTPLRADTLAKLDKLRFIAVMATGYDVVDLDAASRRGIPVSNVPSYAAQSVAQFVLALILEHCHQVALHDREVRAGEWTKARDFCFWKTPQIELSGLIMGIIGFGRTGRLVAELAHTLGMDIQVYTPRIRETPSYKPFAWKALEDVFAEADVISLHCPLKPDNVGFVDKTLLARMKKSAFFINTSRGALVSESDLAEALNSGALAGAAVDVVSEEPIRPDNPLLSAKNCLITPHMAWASLSSRKRLLEATVENIKAFLSGRPTNVVNQPVSSE, encoded by the coding sequence GGACGGTAAGACCATCAATCCCGGCGATAATCCCTGGACGCCCCTGGAAACCTTGGGCGCATTGACGGTCCATGACCGCACCGCTGCAAAAGACATCCTGCCCCGGGCCCTGTCCGCGGACATCCTCCTGACCAACAAGACCCCGCTACGGGCGGACACCCTGGCCAAGCTGGACAAGCTGCGATTCATCGCCGTGATGGCCACGGGCTACGACGTGGTGGACCTGGACGCCGCTTCTAGACGCGGTATTCCCGTCTCCAACGTGCCCAGCTACGCCGCCCAATCCGTGGCTCAGTTCGTCCTGGCCCTGATCCTGGAACACTGCCACCAGGTGGCCCTGCACGACCGGGAGGTCAGAGCCGGCGAATGGACCAAGGCCAGGGACTTCTGCTTTTGGAAGACCCCGCAGATCGAACTCTCCGGCCTGATAATGGGCATCATCGGCTTTGGCCGCACCGGACGCCTGGTGGCCGAACTGGCCCACACCCTGGGCATGGACATCCAGGTCTACACCCCTCGGATCAGGGAAACACCTTCTTACAAGCCTTTTGCCTGGAAGGCCTTGGAGGACGTGTTCGCGGAAGCGGACGTGATCAGCTTGCATTGCCCCCTGAAGCCAGACAACGTCGGCTTTGTTGACAAAACCTTGCTGGCCCGAATGAAAAAATCGGCATTTTTCATCAACACCTCCCGAGGCGCTCTGGTCAGCGAGTCCGACCTGGCCGAAGCCCTGAACAGCGGAGCCCTGGCCGGAGCCGCGGTGGACGTGGTCTCCGAGGAGCCCATCCGCCCGGACAACCCGCTGCTCTCCGCCAAAAACTGCCTCATCACCCCGCACATGGCCTGGGCCAGCCTGAGTTCCCGCAAACGCCTCCTGGAAGCCACGGTGGAAAACATCAAGGCCTTTCTGTCAGGTCGGCCCACCAACGTGGTCAATCAGCCCGTTTCATCGGAGTAA
- a CDS encoding glutaredoxin family protein: MSDPIRVYALSTCIHCKRAKEFLDQCGVEYTPVHLDWMTGQERTDALTEMKQHNPAQSFPTILIGDTVIVGFKKEEIEKALGREPSAS; encoded by the coding sequence ATGTCCGACCCCATTCGCGTCTACGCCCTGAGTACCTGCATCCACTGCAAACGCGCCAAGGAATTTTTGGACCAGTGCGGCGTGGAATACACCCCGGTCCATCTGGACTGGATGACCGGCCAGGAACGCACCGACGCCCTGACGGAAATGAAACAACACAACCCGGCCCAGAGTTTCCCGACCATCCTCATCGGCGACACGGTGATCGTCGGCTTCAAGAAGGAAGAAATCGAAAAAGCCCTGGGCAGGGAGCCCTCCGCGTCATGA